agtgcagttggatggtaatttgacttaaaatgtggagcggtggccattttagactggcaggttcgaaagctgagatcaaagaatatagctttagtgaaagtgcagtggagtgGCTAGTCAGtcagagaagctacttgggagattgagcgggagatgcggagcaaatatacACACCTATTTGGggctccatgtatgattctaaacccgttcgaagacgaacacttgtttaagagggggagaatgtaacgacctggccggtcttTTTGATTATTACACCCTCGTTTCtctatttactactcaatttatgatttacagttgttttatgacttaccgggttagttggtttgggttcggaaggatttcggagtaaattgagacacttagtatcaTAATTgtaaacttaagttggaaaaattgaacggatgttgacttatgtgtaaacgatcccaGATTTCAATTTTTGATGGTtatgttagcttcgttgggtgaatttggatttaggagcgtgtccagattatgatttggaggtccgtagtggaattaagcttggaATGGCCAAAGTTTATTTtctgggaagtttgatcggggagttgacttttttatatcggggttggaatccgattatAGAAATTGGAAccggtccgttatgtcatttatgacttgtgtgcaaaatttgagatcaatcggacttgatttgataggtttcgacatcggttgttgaagttggaatttcttagtttcattaggcttgaattgggggtatgatttgtgtttttagcgttgtttgatgtgatttgagggttcaactaagttcatatgatgttttaggacctgatagtatatttggttgaggtcccggggggctcgggtgagttttggatggttaacggattgaaatttgACTTGGAActttgctggaattttctgatgcactgtctggtttccttcttcgcattcgtgagaggggtctcacgttcgtgaagaagaactGAAGGCAGGCgagtttgttcttcgtgttcgtgaCAAaaggaccgcgttcgcgaagggttgatCCAGTGTTCATCGTGAACGCGTGATGgcgttcgcgtagaaggtttGGGGACATTGGAATGTAAAGCTTTGCAATCGCGAAGGGTAGCTCACATTTGCGATGGAAAAGCTTGGTAAAGAATCGCGTTCGTGAGGTTTTCTTCGCGTTCTCGAAGAAGAAACTCGGGAAGAACAaaaaaaatgtgcttcgcgaacgcgagggtgttgtcgcgttcgcgaagaagaaaccactGGACAAAAAGTTTAAGTTctccatttttaccgatttggagctcggagagAGTCAGTTTTTGGGAGactttcaagaaaaataatggggtaagtgttcttcactcaatattggttaaaatACCCGAATCCAtagttatttttaatatttaatgggtgaattaagttggaaaatttagaagaccctcttggtttaatttgaagatttgagagtTGAGTTGATGTAAGAATtaggtaaaattggtatggttagactcatggttgaatgagctttcgaattttataacttttgtcgggttccgagatgtggggccCACCGtcgaattttgagttaaattttgaatttttgttggaaaatttgtattttcatatgtttgttcctataatttgtattgactgaatcgaattaattgtgactagattcgagccgatcggagtcggaaaatcgaggtaAAGGCATTCTTATTAATTGATTGAGCTTagcttgaggtaagtggcttgtctaacccagtgtgggggaaatcctcttaggatttgatattgttgtaaaagtttgtgatatgtgagcaccgtgtacgcgaGGTAGTAAATTCTTTAACTGAGTTGCTTTAGTATATGTAGTAATCATGTTTAGTctagtatcacatgtctacgtgccttaactcttacttgcaatatgtgcaacatgcttagctgaattacctgcttatttgatttgatttaaatctttaactgtgaGATTCTTGCTGTAAATGCGTTGTTTCCTTCGGAtatctgttgcatatttactttgggactacgaggcggttcctcaggagatccccctgtactgcatatttacttttgggactacgagacggttctTCGGGGgttccccctatactgcatatttacttttgggactacgaggtagttCTTTGGGAGATCCCCATAcattgcacatttacttttgggactacgaggtggtacctcgggagcgtccctgttgtttacctccatttgttgtgttgttcaCTTCTCAGTCATTTTGTTATATTATTATATCCCCTGTCTTACTTTTCTATTATTTGCAGTAgggtctgacctgacctcgtcactactctatcgagcttaggcttggcacttatagGGTACCGCTGTGgagtactcatactacgcttctgcatatcgtTTTGTGCGGATCCAGCTACTTCTTACCAGCCCAGATATCAGTGAGCTACCTATGTGCAGAGACTTCAAtgtacatctgccagcgtccacagacctcggagtccctctctatccatatcatgttgttttccttattttagtagactctgatgtatagagacattagtatttctcttagaagcttgtgacttgtttctatcgggttttgggagattGTAGTTCTTTGACTTGCAGTTTTCATTTATTATAACTATTGAGGTTTGAGTTTCTTATTATGTTATTCCATAATTTGTTAAGGCTTACcttgtcttagagactaggtgccatcacgacatcctacggagggtgaATTAGGGTTGTGACACGTCAAGAGTCTTACTCGCATAGTAGATGGAATAAAACATCTTGTCCTTCCTCTGTCCTAGCACTGCCCCAATAGCatggtcacttgcatcacacataagTTCAAATTCTAAGGACCAATCCGGTGCCGCAATAATGGGAGCAGCCACCAACGTCTTTTTGATCTCTTCAGGCAGGCGTCATCAAACTTGGAAGTTATATCATTTTCAAGCAACTTGCACAAAGGAGTAGAAATTTTAGAAAACTCTTTAATAAAGCGTCGATAGAACCCCGcgtgtcccaagaaactccggacacCCTTCACAGAAAtgggtggaggtaatttttcaactGCCTCCATCTTCGCCTTATCAACTTTAATTCCGCTCCAAGACACTCTGTGACCCAACACGATGCCTtcctgtaccataaaatggcacttttcccaattcaacaataaatttgtttcttcacagcGGGCTAACACCTTGCTCAAATTCTTCAAATAGCCATCATAAGAAGGCCCAAAGActaaaaaatcatccataaagacttccACAAATatttccaccatatcggtgaaaatagccatcatgcatctcTGGAAAGTGGttggtgcattacaaagaccaaacgGCATTCGCTTGAAGGTGAAAGTTCCATAAGGGAaagtgaaagtggtcttctcctgatcctcTAGGCATATGACAatctggttgtacccagaataaccatcaaggaagcaataatattcatgccccgccaatctatccaacatttggtcaatgaatggaagtgggaagtggtccttgTGGGTTGCTTTGTTGAGCCTTCTGTAATCAATGCAAACTCTCCACCCCGTCACAGTGCGAGTAGGAATttgctcatttttctcattctcaACCACAGTCATCCCTCCCTTTTTAGGCACACATTGtactaggcttacctagttgttaTCAGAGATAGGAAAGATGATACACGCATCTAGCCACTTAATTACTTCCTTCTTCAGAACTTCTTTCATGATGGGATTTAATATCCATTGCTTCTCAACACTGGGGTGGTGTCCATCTTCCAGaaagattttatgcatgcaaaacgATGGACTAATTCCCTTGATGTCAGCAATTGTCCACCCTATAGCCGTTTTTATGCTTGCGAATTACTCTGAGCAATTTTTCTTCTTGTATATTAGTTAAGCTGGATGAGATAATCACTAGAAATGTCTCAGAGTTCCCCAAATAAGCATAGCACAGATGCGCTGGAAGGGGCTTTAGTTCTagctttggagcttcttcaatggATGGCTTAGGAGGGGTTAGAGTGACAGGCCTGCCCAACTCCTCAAATCTCCCAAACCCATGGACATAGCTGCAAGACATGTCAAGTACTTGCTCAATTTCTCCCATCATCTCATCTTCACTGTCTTCTCCATCCCCAATCAAAGCTCGTTTAAAAGGATCTATGAGGCTCATATAAGGCACCAATGACGTAGCATCACTTTCCACTATAGAAATCTGGATAACTCTTCATAGTGGGCTGGAAATATGAGTGCTTTATACACATTAAATACCTCCACTCGATTCCCTACTCTCATCATCATCTTTCCTTCACATACATCAATAATCGCTCGGGTCGTGGCTAAAAATGGACGCCCCAAAATAAATGGGACTTCCTAATAAGGCTCGTAATCCAAGATAATGAAATTAGCAGGGAATATGAAAGAACCCACTagaactaacacatcttcaatcactccttcaggaCGAGCAAGGGAGCGATCAACCAACTGTAAGATTACCGTTGTTGGACGCAACTCACCCAACCCCAATTGTCTGAACACAGACAACAACATCAAATTGATGCTCGCTCCAAGATCACACAAAGCTCGCTCGACTGCATGCTTACCAATCGAGATTTGGATAGTGAAACTATCCAAATCATTCAATTTCTGAGGTAGCTTGCTTTGAATTCTTGAGCTACATTCCTCAGTGAGTGCCACAGTCTCGAATTCGGTCAACCTCCATTTATTTGCCACTATGTCCTTGATGTATTTTGCATATTTGGGCACTTCTTGCAGGATGTCTACTAGCGGAATATTGATTTGCACCTGCTTCAAAATATCAAGAAACTTTTTATATACGGAATTATCCTTCACTTTTTCAATCTTTGAGGGAACGGAGGTGGTGGCTTTGCAACTAATAGTGGGGGTTGCTTAGTCACCGCCTATTCAGCTGGCTTCTCTAACTTCTTTGATTTTTATGATTCTGACTCTATAGTGGCCGGCTTCTCATTAAAAATCACATGTTTTCTGTTTTTCGACTGGACTTCTTCTAACTGTCTCCCATTCCTCAATGACACAACATTAATAGATGATTTAGGATTAGCCTCAGTGTCGCTTGGAATAGGTCCAAGTGTTCGAGTATTTTGGGCACTAGCAAGTTGTCCCAATTGTCACACCAAATTTCTCATTGCTGTTGCTTGGTCCTGCTGGTCAGTCATCACTCTTTTCATCATCTATGATGTTTGGGCATGCTGGTCAGCCATCAATTTCTTCATCATTTCCTCAAGGTGACTTGTTGAGTTTACATGTTGTTCAGCCTAAGGTGGTCTATATTGTTGTTGAAGTGCTTGTTGTTGGTATTGATTCTGAGCACCTTGGTTTCCACCCGAAGAGAAGTTGGGTGGTTCCTCCagttgggattataagtattcaCATATTGTTTATTTTGCCCCTATTTATATTACCCACAAAACAGACAGACTCATGATAAACTGGGCATAAGTCACTCGTATGACCCTCTCCACATACTTCACATAACAATTGAACCTGTTGCACTGGCTGGGCTTGTTGCTTGTTAATAACCAAGGCCATCTCATTGACATGGTTGGTCAATGTGGAAATGTGCGTTGATAATGTCGAGATGACATCTAACTCGAGAACCCCTGTAGATTTTTGCACTGTGTGTCTGCCTATCTCTCCTTGCCAATCAGGATTGCTTTTGGCGAATTTGTTCAATAACACATATATATCACCAAAgcttttctccaacacttgacctCCAGCTGCAGCATCTACCACAATATTTGTCTCAAGATGTAACCCTTCTATGAAAGTGTGAGCTAACACTGCATTTGTCTGATTGTGATGAGGACAGTCTCTGAGCAgtcccttgaacctctcccaagctGAGTATAAAGACTCCCCCGCTTTCTGTTTGTAGGAGACTATCTCACTTCTGATCTTTGCAGGTTTACCTGAAGGGAAGAACCTTGCCAAAACTTTTCTTGCCAGATCATTCCATGATGTAATAGAATTGGTTCTGCCTTCAGCCATTGCTACGCTTTACCGAAcagagagaacgggaaaagtgTGAGCCTTACATAGCCTGGGGTGACTCCGTTAGTgatataagtatcactaatctcTAAGAAATTCAGGATATGTTGTTGTGGATCCTCGTGTGGAAGATCCATTAACTGCCCATTCGCATGAAGTAGCTGGATCATGCTCTGtttcagctcaaagtgcccagtgatTCTAGGCTTCACAATGTTGGAGGTGACATTAGCAATGCTGGGCATTGCCACCTCCTGAACAGCCATATGTTGCTCCTCTTCCATGTTCACAGGAAATTGAACAAGTGCCTGAAACTTATTTGTGtcccttgcttccctcaaccTCCTATGAAATGTTCTCTCAGGTTCGGGGTCAAAGCCTTGAAGTCTGTCCTGGCTTCTGATCATTCGCATTCAATTAATGTTCCTAAGAGCAGAGCAACAATCAAGTAACGTTAGACATGatgaaataaataattaaagcaaaaactagaaagtactcaatattcaagtccccagcaacggcgccaaaaatttgtTGCTCCCtaatgcacacgcaagtatacgtagtcgtacaagtaataaaatgataagtcgaaTGTCGAACCCATAGAGACTTGTATCAACCAACCACTAAATTCACCAAGGTTGTTATTCATTCGAGCCAATTCGAGTTCAAGAGTGTGATTATACTAAataataactaaattatcaagcagcaaaatgattgttgtgtattcagtaaagacaatattccagggttgtgatcgattcaccaatcctattgtgttctagttaactctccctttcatacaattcacccgtggttgttaattaatcgaacaatttctctcgtagccttctcccgaagtactactcgcatattcaaaatagattaacacctatattcctatgaaatcaatctattaagaacgcattaagattacgatatttaattaagcacggtgactaggtatattcctatcctaaccacaaatccccCCACCCCCCAGAGTTAAGATCGtactctcttcaattcttctctaatctaaacatggatTTCCCGAGCATAGCATAGATaataaatagaacctaactgctggctagacaattaagcaattcatcacagaattaaaaaaataatcataTATTGATGAATtgtaatcaaggttaagtcaacgtta
This DNA window, taken from Nicotiana tabacum cultivar K326 chromosome 15, ASM71507v2, whole genome shotgun sequence, encodes the following:
- the LOC107830520 gene encoding uncharacterized protein LOC107830520, producing the protein MAEGRTNSITSWNDLARKVLARFFPSGKPAKIRSEIVSYKQKAGESLYSAWERFKGLLRDCPHHNQTNAVLAHTFIEGLHLETNIVVDAAAGGQVLEKSFGDIYVLLNKFAKSNPDWQGEIGRHTVQKSTGVLELDVISTLSTHISTLTNHVNEMALVINKQQAQPVQQGQNKQYVNTYNPNWRNHPTSLRVETKVQINIPLVDILQEVPKYAKYIKDIVANKWRLTEFETVALTEECSSRIQSKLPQKLNDLDSFTIQISIGKHAVERALCDLGASINLMLLSVFRQLGLGELRPTTVILQLVDRSLARPEGVIEDVLVLVGSFIFPANFIILDYEPY